ATTATAAATGGTAAGGCGAGGACCATTGTCCTCGCCGTGGAAACAGAATGTAGGGCGGGTTTGCAACCCGCCATATGATTTTAAGCAAGTTGTCACGCTGAAAGCGTGACAACTACATTAAGCCTTCAATTCAGACGTGCAATTCGGGCATCGGGTGGCTTTGATGGAGATGGTGCTGATGCAGTGCGGGCATTCTTTGGTGGTGGGGTCGGCGGGAGGTGGCGCCTTCTTCAATTTATTCGCAGATCTGACAATGAGGAAGATTATGAAGGCTATGATGAGGAAGTCGATGATGGATTGAATGAACGCCCCGTATTTGACAACTTCCGCAATCGTCAGGTTGCTGAAGTCGATTTTTCCGAGGATCAATCCGACGACCGGCATCAGAATGTCGTTGACCAGCGAACCGACGATCTTCCCAAACGCCGCGCCGATGATGACGCCCACGGCGAGATCGAGCACATTTCCCCGCATCACGAACTCTCTGAATTCCTTGAACATGGAGGATCTCCTTGGATGAATGGTGATGAGACAAAATAAATTGTATGGCAGGGAAGTGGGAATGTCAACGCGGAGAGAAGCGGCTTGAGAGGAATAAAAAGCCAACGGGACCAGGCAGGTTGTTGCAGGCGTGAGGCGCTCCCCTTTTCCTCAGCAAATTGGGGAGAGGTTGTCCGAAAAATAATTACCCAATCCTCCAGTAGGGTATCCGACGATACTTGTGGATGGTTTCATCTAAAAAATCTGACTATACAGGGCGATTCCCGGATGCCCCCGTTGACGCGCCTAAAGAATTAGGTATAATGCTATTTGCTTGATATCGGTTCGCAAATGCCTTTTATCTGATAAAAATAGAAGGAGGTGGTGCGGCAGGCGGTCATGTGTTTGAAGTTTGTGTTGAATGTGAAAGTTAAACCCCAAAATTTTCTTCTTGGAGGAGAAAACAAATGTTACGTAACCGATTGTTTGCTTTGCTCGGTTTGCTTGTGATTGCCAGCATGGCTCTTGCGGCTTGCGGCGCTCCCGCTGCACCTGAAGAAGGTCCCGCTGCCACTGAGGCGGCGCCCGAAGCCACCGAAGCGGCTCCCGCTGAACCCAAGGTGATGGTTGCATGTCTGGCTCAAGAGCCTTCCACGTTGTACTTGTACAGCGAGTCCGCTCTCGTCAAATCCTTCGTCCTCGATGCGATCTATGATGGTTATGCAGGTCCCCTGGGTGGATATGATGCCCGAACCTACGACTATCAATCCGTCTACTATAACCTTTCCACCTTCGACGACACCGCTGAACAGAACACCATCGAGGTTGGAGTCGGCGATGTGGTTTACGATCCCGCCCAGGATGCGGCTGTGCCCCTTGAAGCGGGCATGACCATCTCCATGAACCAGGCAGAAGGCGACCCCGTCGAGGTGACCGTTGAAGAGGGCCAAAAGTACCCGATCGTCCAGATCGTTACCGTCTTCACTCTTGCCGATGGCATGACCTGGGAAGACGGCACCCCGGTGACCACCGCCGATGTGCAGTTCTCCTATGATGTCGGCGCTTCGCCCGACACCCCCAGCGTCAAGTACTTCTACACCACCCAAACCCAGAAGATCGAGATCGTGGATGACTCGACCTACAAGTACTACTTCATGCCGGGCTACACCAGCGGCACATACTTTGTTGATGGTATGATCCATCCATTACCGGCTCACGTATACGGTGAAGGTGGATCCAATCCGTTGACCCCCGCTGAAATGCTCGCCGACGAGAGCGTGAACCGCGCCCCGCTCGCTTTTGGTCCGTTCAAGATGGTCGAATGGGTCGCTGGTGATCACCTCACCGTTGAGAAGAACCCCACGTACTGGCGTGCCGGCGAAGGCTTGCCCAAGCTCGACACCCTCATCTACCGCTTCATACCTGATACCAACCAGCTCATCGCCCAGTTGGCTTCTGGTGAATGTGATTTCGGTACTCAGGATGCCGCGTTCGAAGGCTCCCTGCCCCTCATCCGCCAATTCGAAGCCGAAGGTTTGATGGTGCCTCAGGTTGTGGCTGGTACGGTGTTCGAACACCTCGATTTCAATACCAAACCGGTTGAATCCTATACCGGCGCTGCCGCCACTCTTAAGGCTTCCGACGGTTCCCTCCTGTTCCAGAACGTTGATTTCCGCCACGCGATCGCCTATTGTATCGACCGCCAGGCTGTTGTGGACGCCGCGACCAACGGTGCGGCAGTTGTCCAGCATACTTACACCGCCTCGGATCACCCACTCTATGCCGGTGACGACAACATCACCGTTTACGAGTTTGATCCTGAAAAAGGCAAAGAATTGCTTGCCGGACTCGGTTGGACCGACTCCGATGGCGATGGCATTCTCGATAGCGGCGGTCAAAAACTGTCCTTCATTCACAGCACCCGCGTCAATCCGCTGCGCGAGAAGGTCACCCAGATCGTCCAGGCTCAGTTGAAGGATAACTGCGGCATCGAGACCAAGATCGAAACCTATGGCTCCGAGTACTTTGGTGATGGTCCGGATGGCTTGGTCTTCGGCCGCCAGTATGACTTGGGCGAGTTCGCCTGGTTGACCGGCGTCGAGCCGCCATGCACCCTCTATATCTCTTCACAGGTGCCCAGCGCTGAACTTGGCTGGGGCAACAGCAACAACACCGGCTTCGAGAACGCTGACTTCGACGCCGCGTGCAATGCCGCCACCCAGGCTCTCGACGAAGCCACCAAGGCTGCCGAACATGCCAAAGCCCAGGCAGTGTTTACCGAATACCTGCCCAGCCTGCCTCTGTTTGCCCGCGCCAAGATCCTTGTGACCCGCCCGAACGTCGTGGGCGTGTTGATGGACCCGACCGCGAACAGCGAGTTCTGGAATGTCGAGAACTTCGACTTTGAGAACTAGGAACGACTAGTCGCTAAATTATGGAGGATGGTGGGGAACCACCATCCTCCATTCTGATTATATTAAAGCCATTATTATTATCATGTTTTGCAAGTACAATCCCCTTAATCCGGAAAGGGAGAACAGATATGACCAATTATCTGATTAGACGTTTTGTTCAAATGGGTCTTGTCGTTGTTGCCGCCTCGATGGCAATCTACTTTCTTCTTTGGCTGGCTCCAGGGGGACCGTTGGATGAATTGAAAATCGTGGGGGCGGGGGGACGCGCAAATCAGGGATTTACCGAAGAACAGATCCAGCGCATTTCCGAATATCTTGGCTTGCATCGTGGACCGATCTGGGGATACATTGCCTGGTTGACAGGTGAGGATTGGTTCGATAGCATCGGCAAACCTGAACTTCAGACATCCTCCTGCCGTTCCGTGGAAACGACGTGCAGTCGAGGCGTTTTACGCGGCGATTTTGGCGTTTCGTGGAATGTGGCGCGCGGTTCACCGGTGGCAGACGTGCTGTTGTCCCGCCTGCGGAACACATTGATTTTGATGACGTCTGCCACTATTATTTCCCTGCTGGTGGCTATTCCTATTGGGATTGTTTCAGCGGTCAAACAATATTCGCGGCTCGACTATTTTGTCACGACTTTTTCTTTTTTCGGGACAGCAATGCCAGTATTTTGGTTTGGCTTGATGATGATCATCTTGTTTGGGGGCAACCAATCGCCGTTATATAAGGCGTTCGGCTTCCCGTACCTCCCGACCGGGAATGTCACTCTCGTCCGCAATCCGCTGCCCGGAAGCCTCCTCGAACTGCTCAATGCGACTCCCGGTTCCTCGTTGGATATTGCCGTCCATGCGATTTTACCGACCATCGTCTTATCCCTGCTTTACATGGCTGGATGGAGCCGCTTCATGCGCACCGCCATGCTGGAGGTCCTGCGCCAGGATTATGTGCGCACCGCCCGCGCAAAAGGCTTGCGGGAACGCGTGGTCATTTTGAAACACGCCATGCGTAATGGTTTGATTCCATTGATCACCATTGTGGTTTTTCAAATTCCCGGCATATTTGGCGGTGCGACCATCACCGAGACGGTCTTCAACTGGCCCGGCATGGGTTTTCTGTACGTTCATGCGCTCGGGGCGACCGATTACCCTGTGGCGATGGCATTCCTTTTCATCAGCGCGGTGCTGGTCGTGATCGCATCCTTGATCGGCGACGTCTTATATACCATTGTAGACCCGCGAATTCGTCTCGAATAAATCCCTTCCCATTGGAGATACTTACATGGCGGTTGCTCAACTCGATTCAGAAACCCTCTCGACCATCAAGGAAGAGAGTTGGTTTGTCATTATAGGAAGGCGCTTCATCCGGCACAAATTGGCTGTGGTGGGCATGGTGTTCGTCCTGGTCTTTATCTTCGCGGCCATATTTGCCAATGTCCTCGCTCCCTACGACCCTTATAAGCAAAATCTGGCGCCCTCCTACTCAAACCCCTCGCCGGAACACATCCTGGGCACCGATGAACTCGGCAGGGATGTGTTCAGTCGCCTGTTATATGCTTCACGTATTTCACTTTTCGTGACCGTGTTGGTAAATTTCACAGGCGAGACCATCGGCGTTATCGTCGGGGCAACTTCCGGATATTTCGGCAAATGGGTGGATTCCCTCATCCAGCGCATTGTCGAATTCCTTCTCACTCTCCCCACCCTCCCGCTGCTTCTCTTCTTCTCCGCCATGCTGCGTGGAATTACGATTCCCGGTCTGCCGGATGAATGGTCCAAGGCGATCATTATTTCTCTTGTGTTGATCGCGTTTGGCTGGCTGACCGCCACGCGCCTCGTGCGTGGCATGGTATTGAGCCTGCGCGAACAGGATTTTGTGCAAGCCGCGCGGGCATTGGGTGCCAGCGACTGGAAGATCATCACCAAACACATGATTCCAAACTCACTCGCTCCGGTCATCGTCAACCTGACCCTTGGACTTGGTGGCGTCATTGTTTTGGAGGCGGCGCTTTCCTTTCTTGGCTTTGGGATCACCCCGCCGGTTCCCACCTGGGGGAATATGCTGCAAAACGTTCAGGAACGCATGTGGCAGCAGCCCTGGCTGGCGTTTTATCCCGGTTTGTGCATTTTCCTTACATCCCTGTCCTTTAACTACATTGGCGACGGCTTGCGCGACGCGCTCGACCCGCGCCTGAAACTTTAAATTCTGGAGAAGAGGAAAATGAAACGGTTACTTGCGGCATTAATTTTTGTGATGGTACTGGCGTTTACGTTATATGGTTGCTCAAGACCCGCGGAAGAAGCGGGCAAGACGGATGCTGAAATTGTCGCCGCCACCGCAACCACTCAAGCGCATCTCGACTCGCTTCCCGCCGATGTGCCCATTCATCCCCAGGCGGAGGAGTTAAAATTTGCCGCCTCCAATACCAGCATCACCTATGTGGTATTGGGCGATGTGGCCAAGATCTCAGATTACTACCGCTCAGACTTGGAAACCGAGGGGTGGACCAAGAGGGGAAACAGCCCCGAGAATCCCATCGGCGACGCGATCACCCTCCTGCGGGTCAAGCCGGATAAGAATATCTCTGTTACAATTCAGGGCATTCCCGAAAGCGACCGCGTCCGGGTTTTGATTACTCTCATCCTCAAGTAGTTAGGACAGGGCTTTTGTGAGCGGATCTTATCAGCAGAGCTCAGGAAGAACCGCTTCCGTCTTGAATTTTCTGATAACGATTTTCCTGGCGATTGTGGCATTTATCTACCTGAGCCTCACGGCGTATACAAAGGACGCCTTGTGGTTCTATCCGATCTTCGACTCTCAACCAGCCGTCGGGCTGGTGCGCTGTTATGGTGAGGAAGTTCCGCTTCAGGTAGGCTCTGAGGAATTGACCGCGATCACAGCCTTGGTGAATGAACAAATCTCCGGCGACAAGCGCTGGGATGAACTGAACCTTACCGATGAGACCTTCGAGTATTTCCAGACGAGCGACCAAATGATGCTCCTGGAACTGCGCTATGATGAACCTCAGCGCATCCACTCGTACAGTCCGTTCTTTTCAAACTTTGATACCCTGCTTATCCCGCTGGACGGACGTCATGCCGACAAGACCATCCTTTTCAGCCTGGTGCAGGGAAAACCCTCCGGCGGGTCCTTCCATTTGGAAACTTTTGCCCCGCTCCTGAGTTATATAGAAAATAACGACCTGTGCAAACGGAAATAAAATATCCTACCGACCAAGGAGATTTGGTTAACCGTGTCCGAGATCACTAAACCCCTTTTGGAAGTAAAGAACCTCAAGACATATTTCTACACTGAGGATGGCGTTGTCCGTGCTGTGGACGGCGTGGACTTCGAAGTCTACCCCGGCGAAGTGCTTGGCATCGTGGGTGAATCCGGGTGTGGCAAAAGCGTCACCTCTCTTTCCATCATGCGCCTGATCGGCATCCCCGGCAAGATCGTGGAGGGCGAAATCGTTTTCGACGGAAAAGACCTGGTCAAAGCCACGGAAGAGGAGATGATGCAAGTCCGCGGAAATCGCATCTCCATGATCTTTCAACAGCCGCAATCCGCCCTCAACCCTGTCTTCCGTGCCGGGGATCAAATCTCGGAAGTCCTGAACATTCACCAGGATTTCGGCAGGGAAGCCGGCCGTGAACGCGCAGTGGAACTGCTCAAATTGGTCGGCATCCCAGAGCCGGAACGGCGCGCCGATGCCTTCCCTCATGAACTTTCCGGGGGTATGTCGCAGCGCGTGATGATCGCCATGGCGCTTGCCTGCGTGCCCGACCTGCTGATCGCCGATGAACCAACCACTGCTCTGGATGTGACCATTCAGGCGCAGATCCTCGACCTCATGCGCGACATGAAGACCCAACTTGGCTCCGCCATGATGCTGATCACCCACGACCTCGGAGTGATCGCTGAGATGGCCAACCGTGTCGTGGTGATGTACGCAGGCGAGATCGTGGAACAATCCCCCGTGGCTTCCCTCTTCGATAAACCGCTTCATCCCTACACCCAGGGCTTGATCGGCTCGATACCCGTTCTGGGAGAGATCCGAGATCGTTTGGATGTCATCCCCGGCTCCGTCCCCAACCTGATCAATCTGCCGCAGGGATGCCGCTTCGCGCCGCGCTGCCGCGCCCGGGTGGAAAACAATCTCACCGTCTGCACCGACCAGCATCCCGCGCTCATTGACGTGGCAGAAGGTCACAAGGTTCGCTGCTGGTTATATCAAGATACCGAAGGGCACACCGCCCCAATGAAATCTGGAAAATAAAGGAATAAAGCACTCATGGATACGATGAACAAACAAGCACAACCAGACTTGTTGGTGGTGGATAAACTTGTCAAGTATTTCCCTGTGCGCTCGGGTCTGCTTCAACGGGTGACAGCCTGGGTCCAGGCTGTGGATAAGGTCAGTTTTGCCGTCAAGAGGGGCGAGACGCTTGGCATGGTCGGTGAGTCGGGATGCGGAAAAACAACCGTTGGACGAACCCTTTTGCGCTTGATCGAACCAACTGCCGGGGATGTGTACTTCGAAGGCAAGAATGTCTTGAAGATGGGCCAGCGCGAATTGAAACCCCTTCGGCGTGACATGCAGATCATCTTCCAGGATCCCTACGCCTCCCTGAACCCGCGCATGCCAATCGGCGAATCGGTGATGGAAGGCCTGCAGATACACAACATCGGGCGACCCAAGGAACGCTGGGAGATCGCCATCAACATGCTCAAGAAAGTGGGATTGGAGGAATATCATGCCAGGCGCTATCCGCATGAATTCTCCGGAGGGCAGCGACAGCGCATCGGCATAGCCCGCGCTCTTGCACTGAATCCCAAATTCATCGTCTGCGATGAGCCGGTTTCCGCGCTCGACGTTTCCATTCAGTCCCAGGTCTTGAACATTCTAAAAGACCTTCAATCCGAATTCGGGCTGACCTACCTCTTCATCGCCCATAACCTCAGCGTGGTCGAACATATATCGGACCGGGTGGCGGTAATGTACCTGGGCAAAATGGTCGAGTTGACGGACCGCGAATCCCTGTACCGCGAGCCGCTTCATCCATATACACAGGCGCTTCTCTCCGCGATCCCCATTCCCCACCCGAACGTGAAGCGCGATCGCACCATCCTCAAAGGCGATGTGCCGAGCCCGCTCAACCCGCCCAAGGGCTGCCGCTTCCATACCCGCTGCCCGATTGCGATCGACAAATGCTCGCAGGAGGAACCGGAGTTCAAGGAAATCAAACCGGGTCACTGGGTTGCATGTTGGAAAGCCGAATGAACTGCCAGAAACGAGACCGCGCGAGCGGTCTTGTTCTTATATAACCCCAAGATCGCGACACAATCCCTTTATAAAGACAACGGGGCGATACTGGTTATAATTACAGAATGATTCGAATCCGCAGGCAGGAAAAAATGAAAAAAACACTCATCCCGTATTTTTTGATTCTCGCGCTTGTTGCGATCCCGGCCTGCTTGAGCGCGCCCGGGCAAACGAGCACCCCCGATCCAGGCGTTGAATTGCAGATGACCCCGACGCAACAGGCTGATACACCAGGTGCGCTTACCGTTTGCATGGGGCAGGAGCCGAACAGTTTATACCCGTTCGGCGAGTTGAACTCCGCAGCGCGGAACGTTCTCGCCGCAATCTATGATGGACCGATGGACAATGTCGGCTACGAATACCAGCCTGTGATCCTCTCCCAATTGCCGTCGCTTGAAAACGAGGATGCACAAATCGTCAGTACAGACGTTCAGGCCGGAGATCGGGTGGTGGATGCGGAGGGAAATCTCGCCGAGTTGGCAGCCGGTTTGCGAGTCCGCCCTGCGGGTTGTCGCAATGACGATTGTGCCATCGCTTTTGACGGCGTTTCCACGCTCGAGATGGATCAAATGATCGTTACCTTCCGGCTGCGACCCGATCTCAACTGGTCGGACGGCGCGCCGCTCACCGCCGATGATTCCATTTACTCATTCGACCTGCACCGTGAAGCGAACATAAATTCCTTCCTGATCGAGCGCACGGAATCCTACGAAGCCGCCGACGCGCAGACCCTGCAATGGTTCGGGACCCCCGGTTACATCGATTCAACGTACTTCATGAACTTCTGGCAGCCAGCTCCAAAACATGTTTGGAGCGATTTCCCGGTCGATCAACTGTCCGAGGTGGATGTATCATCTCGCACACCGATGGGTTGGGGTCCTTACACCATACTTGAATGGATTCCCGGCGAGAGCATCATGCTTGAAATGAATCCCAATTATTTCCGGAATCAGGATGGATATCCAAAGACCGAACGGATTCGGATCCGCTTCATACCGGACCCGGACCTGGCTCTCTCCGAATTGATCGCCGGCCGCTGCGACCTGATCGATCCCACAGTAAATCTCGAAGATCACGTTGGGTTATTGGAGGAGATGCAAGCCGCGGACCAGGCTCAAATGTTCGTTGCAGCTGGCATGAGTATGGAATGGCTCGGGTTGGGCATCGTCCCTGCGTCGTATGATAACGGCTACGATATCCAAAGGGACAGGCAGAACTTCTTTGCCGATACATACACGCGCCAGGGGATCGCCTATTGCCTCGACCGGCAATCCATTGCGACCAATGTCCTGCAGGGTCTGACGGAAGTTCCCACGACCTACCTGCCCTCGGATCATCCTGCAGTCGATGCGGATGCCAGCGCCATCCCCTACGACCCGCAGATCGGCATCTCCCTCCTGGAACAGGCTGGCTGGCTGGACTCCGATGACGATCCCTCCACGCCGCGGCGCGCCATCAATGTAAAAAATGTAGCATATAACACGCCGTTGATTCTGAATTACAAAACCACATCCACCGCCCAGCGCAGGCAGGTGGTTGCGATTCTCGAGCGATCGCTGGCGGAATGCGGCATCGGTATCGAAGTGGAATTTATCTCCCCAACCGACCTCTACGCGCCTGGACCGGACGGTCCGTTATTTGGAAGGCAATTTGACCTGGCGCAGTTTGCACTGGGCGTGGAAGGAAGTGAACCGCCATGCAATTGGTTCATCGGGAGTGGCGTTCCATCCGATGCGAATTCATGGACCGGCTCGAATATCACCGGTTTCCGCAACGACGAATACGACTCGGCATGCCGCGCGGCACAAGCCTTCATGCGTGAAGATTCGTCGTACCTGGCTTCATACCGCCAAACCCAGATCATCCTGGGGGAACAATTGCCGGCGATTCCGTTGTATTCCCGCCTGCGTATCGCTGCCGCCCGGTCTGACCTCTGCGGGTTCGATCTCGATCCGACAGCAAACCCGCTATGGAACGTCGAAGCATTTGAGACCGGCGCCACCTGTCAAAACTGATGGGGGAAAGCCCTGTGAACTTTGCTATAATTTGCGCATCTTTTTCAGGTTGGATCTATTCTCCGATCCATACCTGAAATAAACTTCATCCTGCAGGTCATTATGATTCGCAATCTTTTACTTGTGGACGATCAACGCGATATTCTTCGGCTTCTGCGTTCCACGCTTGAAACCCTGAAGAACGAGGATATCAAGATTTACGAAGCCCAATCGGGGGAGGAGGCTTTGATCGAATCCACGCGCCACAAGATCGACATGCTGGTTTCCGATTACAAACTCCCCGGCATGAGCGGCGTGGAATTGATGCATAAAGTTCGCGCCCGCCATACGGATGTGAAGGTCATCTTTATCACAGGCATGACCGACCGAAAAACGCGGGATGAGATGCTCAACACCGGCGCGTTCGCCATTTTCGACAAACCCATCCCGATCGCCGATTTTCTCGACTCCGTGGAACGCGGCCTGGGTTTTGTTCAAACCATTTTTCCGCCGGAAAACGCCCTGCCTGGCATGGAGGAAGGTCCGCATCATGCCAGATTATCAGACCTGCTCGCAAATTTCAGGCAGGATTTCAAAGCCGACGCCCTTTTTCTGCTCAATGAACGCGGATTGATAAACGCCCGTACCGGCAGCCTGCACGATCCCAGCATGGAAGTTTCCCTTATTTCCACCTTAATGGCGATCCATAATACAAGTCTCAAAGTGGCGAAGCATAACCACCAGGAATCCATCGAGTCCTATCATGTCTTCAACGGCGGTGATCACGACCTTCTGTTTATCCCGGTCACGCCCATTTACGCTCTTCTTGTTGCGGGAAGGGGACTTGCCGACGATGAACAGCTCCTGGATACGATGCGCGGTTTGATGTCTCTGCGCGCGCAGGTGATCAAGGCGCTCGATCTCATGGGCGTGACAGGGGAATTGAAATTAAGAACTGCGCCTGCAGCGGCGCCGCCCGTTTCGGTGACGCCAAAAAAGACCACCGACCAGCTTGCCAAAGCGGCTCCTGCGCCTGAGATGGAGGCATTGTTGAAGAAGGCTCCGGGTGAAAAGGAGAAAGCAAAGTCTGCCGACGAATTTTGGGATGAAGCGGCACATGACCTTGGAAAAAAATCCACCAACCCCGAGGTGATCTCGCTTGAAGAGGCGAAGAAATTGGGCCTCATTCCAGGTGAGAAATAGAAGTGTGATACAATTTCGCCCGCACTGGGGCATGGTGCAATGGCAGCACACCAGCCTTTGGAGCTGTGGATCTTGGTTCGAATCCAGGTGCCCCAGCCAGGAGAGTCCGCACAGGCGGACGATTTTATCGAACGGGATTTGTCGCGGAGGATCGCTCGACCGCACAAATCCTGTTTTTATCTGAGGTGAATGCATGAAGATTACCGCCATCCTTCTCGCAGCCGGTCAGGGCACGCGCATGAAATCGGCTCTGCCGAAGGTATTGCATCCGATTGCGGGCAAGCCCATGATCTGGCATGCCCAGCAGGCGATCTCACACTCGACCACTGAGAAACCGGTTGTGGTCGTCGGTCACGGCGCAGAGGAAGTGAAAAACTATCTTGGCGATTCCGCCCAAACGGTCCTGCAGGAGCCGCAATTGGGGACAGGTCATGCCGTGATGCAGGCGGAATCGCTCCTGAAGGGGAAATCAGATCTTGTCGTTGTATGCTATGCAGATATGCCCCTGCTTCGCGGTGAAACGCTTCAAAAATTGGTGGATACCCAGAGGATGAATTCCGGCCCGATGTCCATTCTGACCGTGATCGCAGATGACCCGCGCGGATTTGGGCGCATCATCCGAAAAGGCGATGGCTCGGTGGCGGCAATCGTGGAGGAATATGTCGCAACGCCCGACCAGTTGCAGGTCAAGGAATTGAACGTTGGCGGGTATTGCTTCGACTCGAATTGGTTGTGGGACGCCATGCATCGTATTCCAAAGAATCCCAAAAAAGGCGAATATTACCTGACCGATACGGTGGAGCTTGCAGCAAATGAAGGTTTGCCGATCCACGCCACTGTGATGGACGATCTCGAAGAGACCATCGGCGTGAATACGCGTGTGCATCTCTCGGAAGTGGAAACCGCCATGCGCCGGCGCATCAATCAGTCCCATATGTTGAACGGAGTTACGATGATCGATCCGTCCTCTGTTTATATCGAAGCGGGTATCAGGATAGGCAGGGATACCGTGATCATGCCAAATACATTTTTGCATGGAAAGACCGAATTAGGGGAGCGAAATGTTGTCGGACCGAATACCATCATCCGCGATTCAAAGATCGGTAATGGCTGTAAGATCCTTTCATCCGTACTGGAAGGCGCCTTGCTTGAAAATGACGTGGATATGGGTCCCTTTGCACGGTTGAGGAAAGGCGCGCATTTGGGGAATCACGTCCATATGGGAAATTTTGGCGAAGTGAAGGACTCGCACCTTGAAGATGGTGTGAAGATGGGGCATTTCTCCTACATCGGCAACGCCAGGATCGGGGCG
This portion of the Anaerolineales bacterium genome encodes:
- the mscL gene encoding large conductance mechanosensitive channel protein MscL, with product MFKEFREFVMRGNVLDLAVGVIIGAAFGKIVGSLVNDILMPVVGLILGKIDFSNLTIAEVVKYGAFIQSIIDFLIIAFIIFLIVRSANKLKKAPPPADPTTKECPHCISTISIKATRCPNCTSELKA
- a CDS encoding peptide ABC transporter substrate-binding protein; translation: MLRNRLFALLGLLVIASMALAACGAPAAPEEGPAATEAAPEATEAAPAEPKVMVACLAQEPSTLYLYSESALVKSFVLDAIYDGYAGPLGGYDARTYDYQSVYYNLSTFDDTAEQNTIEVGVGDVVYDPAQDAAVPLEAGMTISMNQAEGDPVEVTVEEGQKYPIVQIVTVFTLADGMTWEDGTPVTTADVQFSYDVGASPDTPSVKYFYTTQTQKIEIVDDSTYKYYFMPGYTSGTYFVDGMIHPLPAHVYGEGGSNPLTPAEMLADESVNRAPLAFGPFKMVEWVAGDHLTVEKNPTYWRAGEGLPKLDTLIYRFIPDTNQLIAQLASGECDFGTQDAAFEGSLPLIRQFEAEGLMVPQVVAGTVFEHLDFNTKPVESYTGAAATLKASDGSLLFQNVDFRHAIAYCIDRQAVVDAATNGAAVVQHTYTASDHPLYAGDDNITVYEFDPEKGKELLAGLGWTDSDGDGILDSGGQKLSFIHSTRVNPLREKVTQIVQAQLKDNCGIETKIETYGSEYFGDGPDGLVFGRQYDLGEFAWLTGVEPPCTLYISSQVPSAELGWGNSNNTGFENADFDAACNAATQALDEATKAAEHAKAQAVFTEYLPSLPLFARAKILVTRPNVVGVLMDPTANSEFWNVENFDFEN
- a CDS encoding ABC transporter permease, with product MTNYLIRRFVQMGLVVVAASMAIYFLLWLAPGGPLDELKIVGAGGRANQGFTEEQIQRISEYLGLHRGPIWGYIAWLTGEDWFDSIGKPELQTSSCRSVETTCSRGVLRGDFGVSWNVARGSPVADVLLSRLRNTLILMTSATIISLLVAIPIGIVSAVKQYSRLDYFVTTFSFFGTAMPVFWFGLMMIILFGGNQSPLYKAFGFPYLPTGNVTLVRNPLPGSLLELLNATPGSSLDIAVHAILPTIVLSLLYMAGWSRFMRTAMLEVLRQDYVRTARAKGLRERVVILKHAMRNGLIPLITIVVFQIPGIFGGATITETVFNWPGMGFLYVHALGATDYPVAMAFLFISAVLVVIASLIGDVLYTIVDPRIRLE
- a CDS encoding ABC transporter permease, producing MAVAQLDSETLSTIKEESWFVIIGRRFIRHKLAVVGMVFVLVFIFAAIFANVLAPYDPYKQNLAPSYSNPSPEHILGTDELGRDVFSRLLYASRISLFVTVLVNFTGETIGVIVGATSGYFGKWVDSLIQRIVEFLLTLPTLPLLLFFSAMLRGITIPGLPDEWSKAIIISLVLIAFGWLTATRLVRGMVLSLREQDFVQAARALGASDWKIITKHMIPNSLAPVIVNLTLGLGGVIVLEAALSFLGFGITPPVPTWGNMLQNVQERMWQQPWLAFYPGLCIFLTSLSFNYIGDGLRDALDPRLKL
- a CDS encoding ABC transporter ATP-binding protein, encoding MWLTVSEITKPLLEVKNLKTYFYTEDGVVRAVDGVDFEVYPGEVLGIVGESGCGKSVTSLSIMRLIGIPGKIVEGEIVFDGKDLVKATEEEMMQVRGNRISMIFQQPQSALNPVFRAGDQISEVLNIHQDFGREAGRERAVELLKLVGIPEPERRADAFPHELSGGMSQRVMIAMALACVPDLLIADEPTTALDVTIQAQILDLMRDMKTQLGSAMMLITHDLGVIAEMANRVVVMYAGEIVEQSPVASLFDKPLHPYTQGLIGSIPVLGEIRDRLDVIPGSVPNLINLPQGCRFAPRCRARVENNLTVCTDQHPALIDVAEGHKVRCWLYQDTEGHTAPMKSGK
- a CDS encoding dipeptide ABC transporter ATP-binding protein — protein: MNKQAQPDLLVVDKLVKYFPVRSGLLQRVTAWVQAVDKVSFAVKRGETLGMVGESGCGKTTVGRTLLRLIEPTAGDVYFEGKNVLKMGQRELKPLRRDMQIIFQDPYASLNPRMPIGESVMEGLQIHNIGRPKERWEIAINMLKKVGLEEYHARRYPHEFSGGQRQRIGIARALALNPKFIVCDEPVSALDVSIQSQVLNILKDLQSEFGLTYLFIAHNLSVVEHISDRVAVMYLGKMVELTDRESLYREPLHPYTQALLSAIPIPHPNVKRDRTILKGDVPSPLNPPKGCRFHTRCPIAIDKCSQEEPEFKEIKPGHWVACWKAE
- a CDS encoding response regulator; this translates as MIRNLLLVDDQRDILRLLRSTLETLKNEDIKIYEAQSGEEALIESTRHKIDMLVSDYKLPGMSGVELMHKVRARHTDVKVIFITGMTDRKTRDEMLNTGAFAIFDKPIPIADFLDSVERGLGFVQTIFPPENALPGMEEGPHHARLSDLLANFRQDFKADALFLLNERGLINARTGSLHDPSMEVSLISTLMAIHNTSLKVAKHNHQESIESYHVFNGGDHDLLFIPVTPIYALLVAGRGLADDEQLLDTMRGLMSLRAQVIKALDLMGVTGELKLRTAPAAAPPVSVTPKKTTDQLAKAAPAPEMEALLKKAPGEKEKAKSADEFWDEAAHDLGKKSTNPEVISLEEAKKLGLIPGEK